One segment of Phaeacidiphilus oryzae TH49 DNA contains the following:
- a CDS encoding RNA polymerase sigma factor translates to MADSAAAAATRRRAAELEAAVQGARTGDEDDFRALYRELGPRLLNYVRSIVGEADAEDVAAETWAAIARGLPRFTGDADGFRGWTTTIARNRARDHLRRRRPVLPMPNEELPVATAVDDTAVEAVDALSTAVALRLIAGLPPDQAQAVLLQVVVGLDSPSAATLLDKKADNVRAATRRGLRSLARRLHLDVAPSSNPVPRKAR, encoded by the coding sequence ATGGCTGACTCCGCCGCTGCCGCCGCCACCCGGCGGCGGGCCGCGGAACTGGAGGCCGCCGTACAGGGCGCCAGAACCGGCGACGAGGACGACTTCCGCGCCCTGTACCGGGAGTTGGGCCCCCGGCTGCTCAACTACGTGCGAAGCATCGTCGGCGAGGCGGACGCCGAGGACGTGGCCGCGGAGACCTGGGCCGCGATCGCCCGCGGGCTGCCCCGCTTCACCGGCGACGCCGACGGCTTCCGCGGCTGGACCACGACCATCGCCCGCAATCGCGCCCGCGACCACCTCCGCCGGCGGCGGCCCGTCCTCCCCATGCCCAACGAGGAACTCCCGGTGGCCACCGCCGTGGACGACACGGCGGTGGAGGCGGTCGACGCCCTCTCCACCGCGGTCGCCCTCCGCCTGATCGCCGGGCTGCCGCCGGACCAGGCACAGGCCGTGCTGCTCCAGGTCGTGGTGGGGCTGGACAGTCCGAGCGCGGCCACCCTGCTGGACAAGAAGGCGGACAACGTGCGCGCCGCCACCCGCAGAGGACTCCGGTCACTGGCTCGCCGCCTCCACCTCGATGTGGCACCATCGTCGAATCCCGTACCTCGGAAGGCCCGATGA
- a CDS encoding DNRLRE domain-containing protein: MHSLRRTAAALAVSSVLAAGLPQAAHAATAHTNTGKPSASSTPHRNRSWYDPFGWFGTGKTPKLTDSTFKWQAPGGRSTTHAPKVDPHAHRVGELTSRRTADASFYRLSDGRTQEVLSAAPVHYRDKEGAWKSISTTVSKVSHPGGFSLGSEGNSFHTYFSSDPAALVRVEEGSAFVQLGADGGRARAPKVSGDTVGYAGVLPGGAGLDYRVGAGGVKESIVLPKAPAAGTSPSFGFTFKVGGLTPKQRPDGSIAFYGGESGQAVFVIPAPYMSDAKADASSPYGKVYSTGVAQSMVWNARTGTLRVTERPDAGWLAAKARQYPVTIDPTIVDAPTPSTASNVMISSDGASTNYDTSWRLSVGNTTTGVSRALIRFPLPSVPANTTITSANLNLYFDQCHTTCTTSVPLEAHQATAAWDATTATWNNASGISGALAGSTTKAASTYGVWNSYPVTSLVQSWLNGSTADNGFVVQGKTEGSTGVQGGPRYEGSIYAYNGEAVNAPQLVITYGAPGVSVNPPTVIHSTGAELSWPAYVNNTGNAGNDIVEYQVHRSVYQTFTPSASTEVAPVASGSTSFTDSTAQPTPTSSSDPYGNAYYYMVAVKTANGSVIPGPTQLVRLPKAGLTTVLIRQGAAGTLSSAQPGTVLNTLVDGTSSSPQQWVEVGDDSGTYGTARGVFDFGALPSSIPTDATVMDAHLKLWQEQTTTGTSGAVYELHALTRSFTRSQVTWKNADSATAWTTAGGDYATTADGTVSGLTNDPNRQEFDATSIVQGWVNTPSSNHGLEVKLAGESSSSPQERTLFAGTNTAEPILSPTLVVTYLDPTPGNTYYAPTTPQKMAPGSSYTVPVTLNNTTASTWSASNEKLTYHWTLPDGTDVTGSGNQVQTALPADMQPGSQQTVNATVTPPTPTDTNTSEAYTLSWDMENTSTGSYLSTSAGGIGSLAQAVGVKEPGSNQLGLENFYQYTTTATGAGSALYTNASSGNTVWNYNAFSNPSRGFSTFARMSYNSLDTTDSTTGFGWSVQLSTPTRLGTPLDFHPNPNPTEVTFTDGDGTSHVFTWDSTSSSWTAPAGLHLYLQQLASCGPQVTNARAWEMTKPDRTQFFYDCEGYPTAMVDKNGNEADFTYTSRKSENKPEEFLTYITDPVGRQTLKVDYFQKGDDYQYVDSTGAVQSGTNLTDPNIIDHVKSISDITGIADPTGADGRVVDFLYTTNGLLGQLVDGAGNTAAKTFRFTYDATQGMKNVKLVGVTDPRGNTTNLKYYDPVTDPKVHWWTQSVTDRRGKTTGFAYTEPGAIANATVQTTVTDANSHAYTYQLDTDGRLLQSVDPLNRKISVGWDSDNNVTSLIENNGAQTTWTYDPNTGDPLSYKDAVANQNNTAGTTYTYQTSLGGHVADLTGKTSAGGRQWKFGYDGKGNLTSVQDPDGVAAGSGYTTAYGYDALGELTSVTDADQHTTTYSGYDPSGYPDTTTDPLTNPTTTAYDIRGNVVSVTDALNHTSSYGYDVFGRPTTSKVPKDQASGVYITTPAPTYDANDNVTRSTAPNGAVTTAVYDANDENTSTTLPQDTSTSPIRTATYAYDNVGDESSSTAPNGNVPGAAAGSYTTNYGYDADGEPTTVTDPNNHVTTTQYDDVGNVSEVIDPLKYNTSGYTSKYEYDLDHRAVKVTDAAGHYKSTSYDVDGLQTSTTDENGNATLYSYDQNGQTTKVQNPHSSSNGTIAYDTTEYTYDQVGNETSVITPRGVASGVAGAYTTTTQYDADNRTSKVFGAYNPNDPTYKTAPETDYSYDAAGRMSKVSAPPSQGQSVRNDTTFSYWDNGWTKATTDPWSITTSYDYNADGQQTARTITSAGGSSSRTQGWGYYPDGKIETRTDNGVPVGLQVALVDDSDAQNVSATGSWASSGSGTGYQGYDYLTHSAGSGSDSFTWNLNIPEDGTYQVFVDYPSVSGAATGASYTVTGSSGSSKVTVDQTKNTGTWVSLGSYAFTQDGTGQSISLAENSGGAVTADAVKLVRDNSGDTQPKPVSFTYSYDPDGQLTDLADNSPNARVDDYAASYDQAGQLTTLKENKSGSAVHTTSFNYDADGNTTSRTHDQEVDSFQYDVRNLLTQVVNKESGSDPSPKTTSFTWTPSGQVATETKPNGNVVDSSYFLDGSLQHQLETKSDGSTKVAEHTYTYDPNGNQTEDASTTQNADNHSAYLTDTKDTAYTPQDQVQSVTNSDNSGNESYTYDQNGNVVSQTVHGTTTTSNYDRNRLQSTVVAGITSAYDYDPFGRMDTVSTAGSVVERYSYDGFDHIASEQKKSGSAFTTTDFTYDPFDRKVSETDNAGGTSAQTTVYDYLAMSSAVVDEQVGGKVTKSYDYSPWGERIAQVVHKSDGTEEPTYYSYDSHSDVQAVTDANGDTKSTYGYTAYGADSSAQDTGADKPGSSTSASGPYNEYRFNAQAVDGNTGDYNMGFRTYDPGLNRFLSRDMYNGALSDMGLVSDPYSGNPYAFGAGNPLSNIELDGHGWLSDLGHAALDAVGMVPVVGAVADVANGAWYAADGDYLDAGLSFAGAIPVVGDAALGARYAIKGAKYADEGIEAVEAAKNIDHAANDVKDAVDAGEAAKTATKAGDAAAADTTTAAANEAKAQAKAAEEAKAAEQRAAEARAAAEREQAASAAAENEGEQVAESEAQGVGCGGESFTADTPVLLTGGKRVAISQLKPGDRVVATDTRTGRTESTPLSHVLVHHDTDLYDLTVRTASAGGGTVIHTTAHHLFFDRTRHSWVEASHLRPGDLLTSPDGSLVIVVGGDAPKVSDGDMWDLTVPAVHDFYVAAGATSVLVHNCPAATFGVPDSPGVYTIHMNNGSKYVGMSTTSIRGRVAASIKPGHALTAAGFGESDIANVTWMTLPRGVTSVTARRVEQTVMEGWKDFGATLLNRRDPEIDVSGLGISWP; this comes from the coding sequence ATGCACAGCCTGCGACGAACTGCCGCCGCGCTGGCGGTGTCCTCGGTGCTGGCCGCCGGGTTGCCGCAAGCGGCGCATGCCGCGACCGCGCATACGAACACCGGGAAGCCGTCAGCGAGTTCGACTCCGCACCGGAACCGCTCCTGGTACGACCCGTTCGGCTGGTTCGGCACCGGGAAGACCCCGAAACTGACCGACTCGACCTTCAAGTGGCAGGCGCCCGGCGGCCGCTCGACCACCCATGCGCCGAAGGTGGACCCGCACGCCCACCGGGTCGGCGAGCTGACCTCCCGCCGGACCGCCGACGCCAGCTTCTACCGGCTCTCGGACGGGCGGACCCAGGAGGTGCTCTCCGCGGCCCCGGTGCACTACCGGGACAAGGAGGGCGCCTGGAAGTCCATCTCCACCACGGTGTCCAAGGTCTCGCACCCCGGCGGCTTCTCGCTCGGCAGTGAGGGCAACTCCTTCCACACCTACTTCTCCTCCGACCCGGCCGCACTGGTCCGGGTCGAGGAGGGCTCGGCCTTCGTCCAGTTGGGCGCGGACGGCGGCAGAGCGCGGGCCCCCAAGGTCTCCGGCGACACGGTCGGCTATGCCGGCGTGCTGCCCGGCGGGGCCGGTCTGGACTACCGGGTGGGCGCGGGCGGCGTCAAGGAGAGCATCGTCCTGCCGAAGGCCCCCGCGGCCGGAACGAGCCCCTCCTTCGGCTTCACCTTCAAGGTCGGCGGACTCACCCCTAAGCAGCGGCCGGACGGCTCGATCGCCTTCTACGGCGGGGAGTCCGGCCAGGCGGTGTTCGTCATCCCGGCGCCGTACATGTCGGACGCCAAGGCGGACGCCTCCTCCCCGTACGGGAAGGTCTACTCGACCGGGGTCGCCCAGTCGATGGTCTGGAACGCGAGGACCGGGACCCTGCGGGTGACCGAGCGGCCGGACGCCGGCTGGCTGGCGGCGAAGGCCCGGCAGTACCCGGTGACCATCGACCCGACCATCGTGGACGCGCCCACGCCCTCGACCGCGTCGAACGTGATGATCTCCTCCGACGGGGCGTCCACCAACTACGACACCAGCTGGCGGCTCTCGGTGGGCAACACCACCACCGGGGTCTCCCGCGCCCTGATCAGGTTCCCGCTGCCGTCGGTGCCCGCGAACACCACGATCACCTCGGCGAACCTCAACCTGTACTTCGACCAGTGCCACACCACCTGCACCACCAGCGTCCCGCTGGAGGCCCACCAGGCCACGGCGGCCTGGGACGCGACGACGGCGACCTGGAACAACGCGAGCGGCATCTCCGGCGCGCTGGCCGGCTCCACCACCAAGGCGGCGTCCACCTACGGGGTCTGGAACTCCTACCCGGTCACCTCGCTGGTGCAGTCCTGGCTGAACGGCTCGACCGCCGACAACGGCTTCGTGGTGCAGGGGAAGACCGAGGGCAGCACCGGCGTCCAGGGCGGCCCACGGTACGAGGGCAGCATCTACGCCTACAACGGCGAGGCGGTCAACGCCCCGCAGCTGGTGATCACCTACGGCGCCCCCGGCGTCTCGGTGAACCCGCCGACCGTGATCCACTCCACCGGAGCGGAGCTCTCCTGGCCGGCCTATGTGAACAACACCGGGAACGCCGGCAACGACATCGTCGAGTACCAGGTGCACCGCAGCGTGTACCAGACCTTCACGCCGAGCGCCTCGACCGAGGTGGCCCCGGTCGCCTCCGGCTCCACCTCGTTCACCGACAGCACCGCCCAGCCCACGCCGACGAGTTCCAGCGACCCGTACGGCAACGCGTACTACTACATGGTCGCGGTGAAGACCGCGAACGGCAGCGTCATCCCCGGGCCCACCCAGCTGGTGCGGCTGCCGAAGGCCGGTCTGACCACGGTGCTGATCCGGCAGGGAGCGGCCGGCACGCTGTCCTCCGCGCAGCCGGGCACGGTGCTCAACACCCTGGTGGACGGCACGTCGAGCAGCCCGCAGCAGTGGGTGGAGGTCGGTGACGACTCCGGCACCTACGGCACCGCCCGCGGCGTCTTCGACTTCGGGGCGCTGCCCTCGTCCATCCCGACCGACGCCACCGTGATGGACGCCCATCTGAAGCTGTGGCAGGAGCAGACGACCACCGGCACCTCCGGGGCGGTCTACGAACTCCACGCGCTGACCCGGAGCTTCACCCGCTCGCAGGTCACCTGGAAGAACGCCGACTCGGCCACCGCCTGGACCACCGCGGGCGGCGACTACGCCACCACCGCCGACGGCACCGTCTCCGGGCTGACCAACGACCCGAACCGGCAGGAGTTCGACGCCACCTCGATCGTGCAGGGCTGGGTCAACACGCCCAGCTCGAACCACGGCCTGGAGGTGAAGCTGGCCGGCGAGTCCTCCAGCAGCCCGCAGGAGCGCACCCTGTTCGCGGGGACGAACACCGCCGAGCCGATCCTCTCGCCGACCCTGGTGGTCACCTACCTCGACCCCACCCCCGGCAACACCTACTACGCGCCCACCACCCCGCAGAAGATGGCGCCGGGCAGCAGCTACACGGTGCCGGTGACGCTGAACAACACCACCGCCTCCACCTGGTCGGCCTCGAACGAGAAGCTGACGTACCACTGGACGCTGCCCGACGGCACGGACGTCACCGGCAGCGGCAACCAGGTGCAGACCGCCCTGCCCGCGGACATGCAGCCCGGCAGCCAGCAGACGGTGAACGCGACGGTCACCCCGCCGACGCCGACGGACACCAACACCAGTGAGGCGTACACCCTCTCCTGGGACATGGAGAACACCAGCACCGGCAGCTACCTCTCCACCTCGGCCGGGGGCATCGGCTCGCTGGCCCAGGCGGTGGGGGTGAAGGAGCCCGGCTCCAACCAGCTCGGCCTGGAGAACTTCTACCAGTACACGACCACCGCGACCGGTGCCGGTTCGGCGCTCTACACCAACGCCTCCTCGGGCAACACGGTGTGGAACTACAACGCCTTCTCCAACCCCTCCCGGGGCTTCTCGACCTTCGCCCGGATGTCCTACAACTCGCTGGACACCACCGACTCCACGACGGGCTTCGGCTGGTCGGTGCAGCTGTCCACGCCGACGCGGCTGGGCACCCCGCTGGACTTCCACCCCAACCCCAACCCCACCGAGGTGACCTTCACCGACGGTGACGGCACCAGCCACGTCTTCACCTGGGACTCCACCAGCTCCAGCTGGACCGCCCCGGCCGGGCTCCACCTGTATCTGCAGCAACTGGCCAGCTGCGGGCCGCAGGTGACCAACGCCCGCGCCTGGGAGATGACCAAGCCCGACCGCACGCAGTTCTTCTACGACTGCGAGGGCTACCCGACCGCGATGGTCGACAAGAACGGCAACGAGGCCGACTTCACCTACACCTCGCGGAAGTCGGAGAACAAGCCGGAGGAGTTCCTGACCTACATCACCGACCCGGTGGGCCGGCAGACCCTCAAGGTCGACTACTTCCAGAAGGGCGACGACTACCAGTACGTCGACTCCACCGGAGCGGTCCAGTCCGGGACGAACCTGACCGACCCGAACATCATCGACCACGTCAAGTCGATCAGCGACATCACCGGGATCGCCGATCCCACCGGGGCCGACGGCCGGGTGGTGGACTTCCTCTACACCACCAACGGCCTCCTCGGGCAGCTGGTCGACGGGGCCGGCAACACCGCCGCCAAGACCTTCAGGTTCACCTACGACGCCACGCAGGGGATGAAGAACGTCAAGCTGGTCGGCGTCACCGACCCGCGCGGCAACACCACGAACCTGAAGTACTACGACCCGGTCACCGACCCCAAGGTGCACTGGTGGACCCAGTCGGTCACCGACCGCCGCGGCAAGACCACCGGCTTCGCGTACACCGAGCCCGGCGCGATCGCCAACGCCACCGTGCAGACCACGGTCACCGACGCCAACAGCCACGCCTACACCTACCAGTTGGACACCGACGGCCGGCTGCTGCAGTCCGTCGACCCGCTGAACCGCAAGATCTCGGTCGGCTGGGACTCCGACAACAACGTCACCAGCCTGATCGAGAACAACGGCGCCCAGACCACCTGGACCTACGACCCGAACACCGGCGATCCACTGAGCTACAAGGACGCGGTCGCCAACCAGAACAACACCGCGGGGACCACGTACACGTACCAGACCTCGCTCGGCGGGCATGTCGCCGACCTCACCGGCAAGACCAGCGCGGGCGGCCGGCAATGGAAGTTCGGCTATGACGGCAAGGGCAACCTGACCAGCGTCCAGGACCCGGACGGCGTGGCGGCCGGCTCCGGCTACACCACCGCCTACGGCTACGACGCCCTGGGCGAGCTGACCTCCGTCACCGACGCCGACCAGCACACCACCACCTACTCCGGCTACGACCCCTCCGGCTACCCGGACACCACCACCGACCCGCTGACCAACCCCACCACCACCGCCTACGACATCCGCGGCAACGTCGTCTCGGTCACCGACGCGCTGAACCACACCTCCAGCTACGGCTACGACGTGTTCGGCCGCCCGACCACCAGCAAGGTGCCCAAGGACCAGGCGAGCGGGGTGTACATCACCACCCCGGCGCCCACCTACGACGCCAACGACAACGTCACCAGGTCCACCGCCCCGAACGGCGCGGTGACCACCGCGGTCTACGACGCGAACGACGAGAACACCTCGACGACCCTGCCCCAGGACACCTCGACCTCGCCGATCCGGACCGCGACCTACGCCTACGACAACGTGGGCGACGAGTCGAGCTCCACCGCTCCAAACGGCAACGTCCCCGGGGCCGCCGCCGGCTCGTACACCACGAACTACGGCTACGACGCGGACGGCGAGCCGACCACGGTCACCGACCCGAACAACCACGTCACCACGACCCAGTACGACGACGTGGGCAACGTCTCCGAGGTCATCGACCCGCTGAAGTACAACACCAGCGGCTACACCAGCAAGTACGAGTACGACCTGGACCACCGTGCCGTGAAGGTCACCGACGCGGCCGGCCACTACAAGTCCACCTCGTACGACGTGGACGGCCTGCAGACCTCGACCACCGACGAGAACGGCAACGCAACCCTCTACTCCTACGACCAGAACGGGCAGACCACCAAGGTCCAGAACCCCCACTCGTCGTCCAACGGCACCATCGCGTACGACACCACGGAGTACACCTACGACCAGGTCGGCAACGAGACCTCGGTGATCACCCCGCGGGGTGTCGCCTCGGGCGTCGCCGGCGCGTACACCACGACCACCCAGTACGACGCGGACAACCGCACCTCCAAGGTGTTCGGGGCGTACAACCCGAACGACCCGACCTACAAGACCGCGCCGGAGACCGACTACTCCTACGACGCGGCCGGCCGGATGAGCAAGGTCAGCGCCCCGCCCTCGCAGGGCCAGTCGGTCCGCAACGACACCACCTTCAGCTACTGGGACAACGGCTGGACCAAGGCGACCACCGACCCGTGGTCCATCACCACCTCGTACGACTACAACGCCGACGGCCAGCAGACCGCCCGGACCATCACCTCGGCCGGCGGCTCCTCCTCGCGCACCCAGGGCTGGGGCTACTACCCCGACGGCAAGATCGAGACCCGCACCGACAACGGCGTCCCGGTCGGCCTCCAGGTCGCCCTGGTCGACGACTCCGACGCGCAGAACGTCTCGGCGACCGGCAGTTGGGCCTCCTCCGGCAGCGGCACCGGCTACCAGGGCTACGACTACCTGACCCACTCGGCCGGTTCCGGCTCCGACAGCTTCACCTGGAACCTGAACATCCCCGAGGACGGCACCTACCAGGTCTTCGTCGACTACCCGAGCGTCAGCGGCGCCGCCACCGGCGCCTCCTACACCGTCACCGGGAGCAGCGGCAGCAGCAAGGTCACCGTCGACCAGACCAAGAACACCGGCACCTGGGTCTCCCTGGGCTCCTACGCCTTCACCCAGGACGGCACCGGCCAGAGCATCTCGCTCGCCGAGAACTCCGGCGGCGCGGTGACCGCGGACGCGGTGAAGCTGGTCCGCGACAACTCCGGTGACACCCAGCCCAAGCCCGTCTCCTTCACCTACTCCTACGACCCCGACGGCCAGCTCACCGACCTGGCCGACAACTCGCCGAACGCCCGGGTCGACGACTACGCGGCCAGCTACGACCAGGCCGGCCAGCTGACGACGCTCAAGGAGAACAAGTCCGGCAGCGCCGTCCACACCACCTCGTTCAACTACGACGCGGACGGCAACACCACCTCGCGCACCCACGACCAGGAGGTCGACTCCTTCCAGTACGACGTGCGCAACCTCCTCACCCAGGTGGTGAACAAGGAGTCCGGCAGCGACCCGTCGCCGAAGACCACCTCCTTCACCTGGACCCCCTCCGGCCAGGTCGCCACCGAGACCAAGCCGAACGGGAACGTGGTCGACTCCAGCTACTTCCTGGACGGTTCGCTCCAGCACCAGCTGGAGACCAAGTCCGACGGCAGCACCAAGGTCGCCGAGCACACCTACACCTACGACCCCAACGGCAACCAGACCGAGGACGCCTCCACCACCCAGAACGCCGACAACCACTCGGCGTACCTGACGGACACCAAGGACACCGCCTACACGCCGCAGGACCAGGTCCAGTCGGTGACCAACTCCGACAACAGCGGCAACGAGTCCTACACCTACGACCAGAACGGCAACGTCGTCTCGCAGACCGTCCACGGCACGACGACGACCTCGAACTACGACCGCAACCGGCTGCAGTCCACCGTGGTCGCCGGGATCACCTCGGCGTACGACTACGACCCCTTCGGCCGGATGGACACCGTCAGCACCGCGGGCAGCGTGGTCGAGCGGTACAGCTACGACGGGTTCGACCACATCGCCTCGGAGCAGAAGAAGTCCGGATCGGCCTTCACCACCACCGACTTCACCTACGACCCGTTCGACCGCAAGGTCTCCGAGACGGACAACGCCGGCGGGACCTCGGCGCAGACCACGGTCTACGACTACCTGGCGATGTCCAGCGCGGTCGTCGACGAGCAGGTGGGTGGCAAGGTCACCAAGTCCTACGACTACTCGCCCTGGGGTGAGCGGATCGCCCAGGTGGTCCACAAGTCGGACGGCACCGAGGAGCCGACCTACTACAGCTACGACTCCCACTCCGACGTCCAGGCGGTCACCGACGCCAACGGCGACACCAAGTCGACCTACGGCTACACCGCCTACGGCGCCGACAGCTCGGCCCAGGACACCGGGGCCGACAAGCCCGGCTCCAGCACCTCGGCCTCCGGTCCGTACAACGAGTACCGGTTCAACGCCCAGGCCGTGGACGGCAACACCGGCGACTACAACATGGGCTTCCGCACCTACGACCCGGGGCTGAACCGCTTCCTCTCCCGGGACATGTACAACGGCGCCCTCTCCGACATGGGCCTGGTCTCCGACCCGTACAGCGGCAACCCGTACGCCTTCGGCGCCGGCAACCCGCTCTCCAACATCGAGCTGGACGGCCACGGCTGGCTCTCCGACCTCGGACACGCCGCCCTCGACGCGGTGGGCATGGTCCCGGTCGTCGGCGCGGTCGCGGACGTGGCCAACGGCGCCTGGTACGCGGCCGACGGCGACTACCTGGACGCGGGCCTCTCCTTCGCCGGAGCGATCCCGGTGGTCGGCGACGCGGCGCTGGGCGCCCGCTACGCCATCAAGGGCGCGAAGTACGCGGACGAGGGCATCGAGGCCGTGGAGGCGGCCAAGAACATCGACCACGCCGCGAACGACGTGAAGGACGCGGTCGACGCCGGCGAGGCCGCCAAGACCGCCACCAAGGCGGGCGACGCGGCAGCGGCGGACACCACCACGGCGGCGGCGAACGAGGCGAAGGCGCAAGCCAAGGCGGCGGAGGAGGCGAAGGCCGCGGAGCAGCGCGCGGCGGAGGCCCGGGCCGCGGCAGAGCGCGAGCAGGCGGCGAGCGCCGCGGCGGAGAACGAGGGCGAGCAGGTCGCGGAGAGCGAGGCGCAGGGGGTCGGCTGCGGCGGCGAGAGCTTCACCGCCGACACGCCGGTCCTGCTCACCGGCGGCAAGCGGGTGGCGATCAGCCAGTTGAAGCCGGGCGACAGGGTCGTGGCCACCGATACGCGGACCGGCAGGACCGAGAGCACGCCCCTGTCCCACGTACTGGTCCACCATGACACCGACCTGTACGACCTGACCGTCCGTACGGCCTCGGCAGGCGGCGGCACGGTGATCCACACCACTGCCCACCACCTGTTCTTCGACCGGACCAGGCACAGCTGGGTCGAGGCCTCCCACCTGCGCCCCGGAGACCTGCTCACCAGCCCCGACGGCTCGCTCGTCATCGTCGTGGGCGGCGACGCCCCGAAGGTCTCCGACGGCGACATGTGGGACCTCACCGTCCCGGCGGTTCACGACTTCTACGTCGCGGCCGGAGCCACGTCGGTCCTGGTGCACAACTGCCCGGCCGCGACGTTCGGTGTACCGGACAGTCCGGGCGTGTACACGATCCACATGAACAACGGGTCCAAGTACGTGGGGATGTCCACCACGAGCATCCGCGGCCGGGTCGCGGCTTCGATAAAGCCGGGCCATGCGCTCACCGCGGCCGGGTTCGGCGAGTCCGACATCGCCAACGTCACCTGGATGACGCTGCCCAGGGGAGTGACCTCTGTTACCGCCCGGCGGGTGGAGCAGACGGTAATGGAAGGCTGGAAGGACTTCGGGGCGACGCTGCTGAACCGCCGCGATCCCGAGATCGACGTCAGTGGCTTGGGCATCTCCTGGCCATAG